TCGACCGGTTCATCTACTACGCCTCGGGCGACCGCTTCATCGACCGGAAGATCGAGGAGATGCGCTCGCGGCACGAAAAAGTGGGATCGACGGTCTTCCTCCTCGAGCCGAACGTCAAGGAGGGCCGGGGCGGGCTGCGTGACCTTCAGACGGCCGTCTGGACCGCCCGGGTGAAGTACAAGTGCCGGAACCTTGCGGAGCTGCGCCAGAAGGGGGTCGTGGACTTTCGGGCCGTCGAGGGGATCCGGCTCGTCATGGACTACCTCCTCCGGGTCCGCAACGAACTCCACTACGTCCTCGGGAAGAAGTCGGATGTTCTCACATTCGAGGCGCAGGAGCAGATCGCGGAGCGGTTCCGGTACCGGAAGCAGGGCGTCAGCCTCGGCGTGGAGCGCTTCATGAAGTCGTACTACCTCCATGCCGCCTCCGCGGCGCAGCTTACGCAGGAAATACTGGAAGGAGTGGGGAGGCCGCTTCCGGACGATGCGCCCCCCGCCCTCAAGTCGTTTTTCTCCCTCCGGAGGCGATGGGTCGGGAACGAGGGAATCCTCTACAAGGGGAAGCTGCAGGTCAACGACAGCGCGGCCCTGGAGAAGGAGCCGATCCGGATCTTCGAGTTCTTCCGGACGTTGCAGCAGACGAAGTCGATCCTTTCCCTGCAGGCGAAACGGATCCTCCAGGGGACGCTTCCCGTCATCGGGGAGGAGTTCCGGGGGGATCGCGAGGCGGCCGCCCGGTTCCTGGAGATCCTGGGCGACCCGGCCCACCTGAGGGAGACGCTCCTCGCCATGAACGAGTGCCTCTTCCTCGGCCGGTTCATCCCCGAGTTCGCCCCGCTGTACTGCCGCGTGCTTCGGGACATCTATCACGTCTACACGGCGGACATCCACTCCATCCGCTGCGCGAGCGTCCTGGCGCGGATCGCCGTGTCGGACCGGCGGACCCCGGAGGAGGAGGGGTTCCTGCGGATCTACGGGACGGTCCGGAACAAGGCGCTGCTGACGCTGGCGATCCTGCTCCACGACATCGGGAAGGGGAAAGGGCACGGCCACTCCCGGATCGGCGCGGAGATCGTCGGGCGCATCGGGGCACGGTGGGGGCTGAAGGAAGAGGAAATCTCCGATCTCGTGTTCCTCGTGGAGCAGCACCTTCTGATGGCCAACGTCTCGCAGAGACGCGACCTCCACGACATCGAGATGATCCTTTCCTTCACGGAGACCGTCCGGACCCCCGCGCGGCTCGACATGCTCTACCTGCTGACCTACGCGGACATGAGGGAGGTGGGGCCCGACGTCTGGAACCAGTGGAAGGCGATGCTCCTGGGCGAGCTGTACGAGAAGGCTCGCAACGTTCTGGAGCAGGGGGTGCTGAAGCATCCGTTCGAGGAGCGGGCATTCCTTCGGCGGCGGATGGTGGAGGAGTTGCTCCGGGACGAGCCGGGCGATTCGGGGGTCCGGTTCGTCGCGCGGGTGGACGATCGGTATCTCCTCGCGACGCCGGACTCCCGGTTCACGGCGCATTGCCGCCTCCTCGCACGTTTCGACGGAAAGACCCCCATCGTGGAGGCGATCGACTCCCCGGAGGCGGGGGTGACG
This window of the Thermodesulfobacteriota bacterium genome carries:
- the glnD gene encoding [protein-PII] uridylyltransferase — protein: DRFIYYASGDRFIDRKIEEMRSRHEKVGSTVFLLEPNVKEGRGGLRDLQTAVWTARVKYKCRNLAELRQKGVVDFRAVEGIRLVMDYLLRVRNELHYVLGKKSDVLTFEAQEQIAERFRYRKQGVSLGVERFMKSYYLHAASAAQLTQEILEGVGRPLPDDAPPALKSFFSLRRRWVGNEGILYKGKLQVNDSAALEKEPIRIFEFFRTLQQTKSILSLQAKRILQGTLPVIGEEFRGDREAAARFLEILGDPAHLRETLLAMNECLFLGRFIPEFAPLYCRVLRDIYHVYTADIHSIRCASVLARIAVSDRRTPEEEGFLRIYGTVRNKALLTLAILLHDIGKGKGHGHSRIGAEIVGRIGARWGLKEEEISDLVFLVEQHLLMANVSQRRDLHDIEMILSFTETVRTPARLDMLYLLTYADMREVGPDVWNQWKAMLLGELYEKARNVLEQGVLKHPFEERAFLRRRMVEELLRDEPGDSGVRFVARVDDRYLLATPDSRFTAHCRLLARFDGKTPIVEAIDSPEAGVTEFIVLCPDERGIFAKIAGTLSANGLNILNASIATTLDGVALDTFYVNWRGKSLRGEAKKERVAADLAAVLSGRLSVETLIAAPKVGKFVRDKVPRYRPTKVKFDNASSSRYTVVDVFTYDRIGLLYDITSTLTSLGIDIHLSKISTKADQVADAFYLVDRDGKKITDPERQEEVRQAVLQAIGEERE